A single window of Nocardioides kongjuensis DNA harbors:
- a CDS encoding aspartate/glutamate racemase family protein, which produces MQTIGLVGGMSWESSAAYYEALNRGVEERLGGFHSAQSVMASVDFAEVTRLQEVEDWDGVAAILRAAAESVERAGADFLMLCTTTFHRVAEQVQDAVSIPLLHLGDVVAEACKAEGVESVALLGTKFAMSRTFFTDRIARHGLSVIVPDAVHHDELNRIIYDELVHGKVVDDSRRAVVGMISEAWDAGAGGVILGCSELELLIRQADSEIPVFPCTTLHVTAALDRALA; this is translated from the coding sequence ATGCAGACCATCGGCCTCGTCGGCGGCATGTCCTGGGAGAGCAGTGCGGCGTACTACGAGGCGCTGAACCGCGGCGTCGAGGAGCGTCTCGGCGGCTTCCACTCGGCGCAGAGCGTGATGGCCTCGGTCGACTTCGCCGAGGTCACCCGGCTCCAGGAGGTCGAGGACTGGGACGGCGTCGCCGCCATCCTCCGCGCCGCGGCCGAGTCGGTCGAGCGCGCCGGCGCCGACTTCCTGATGCTCTGCACCACGACCTTCCACCGGGTCGCCGAGCAGGTCCAGGACGCCGTCTCGATCCCGCTGCTGCACCTCGGCGACGTCGTCGCCGAGGCCTGCAAGGCCGAGGGCGTCGAGAGCGTCGCGCTCCTCGGCACCAAGTTCGCGATGTCGCGCACCTTCTTCACCGACCGGATCGCCCGGCACGGCCTGTCGGTCATCGTCCCCGACGCCGTGCACCACGACGAGCTCAACCGGATCATCTACGACGAGCTGGTGCACGGGAAGGTCGTCGACGACTCCCGCCGTGCCGTGGTCGGCATGATCAGCGAGGCGTGGGACGCCGGCGCCGGCGGCGTCATCCTCGGCTGCTCCGAGCTGGAGCTGCTCATCCGCCAGGCCGACTCCGAGATCCCCGTCTTCCCCTGCACCACGCTGCACGTCACGGCGGCGCTGGACCGCGCGCTCGCCTGA
- a CDS encoding PqqD family protein, whose product MRRDRPERWVRDPGLHAVEMGEEFVMMGVDQGEYYAVKGVAASLWRHLAEPRDLTELCALVAAEYDITAEMCRDDVVAFLEQLRSKRMVRAA is encoded by the coding sequence ATGCGACGAGACCGACCCGAGCGGTGGGTGCGTGATCCCGGCCTCCACGCCGTCGAGATGGGCGAGGAGTTCGTGATGATGGGCGTCGACCAGGGCGAGTACTACGCCGTGAAGGGCGTCGCCGCCAGCCTGTGGCGCCACCTCGCCGAGCCGCGCGACCTCACCGAGCTGTGCGCGCTGGTCGCCGCGGAGTACGACATCACCGCCGAGATGTGCCGCGACGACGTCGTGGCCTTCCTCGAGCAGCTGCGCAGCAAGCGGATGGTGCGCGCGGCGTAG
- a CDS encoding lasso peptide biosynthesis B2 protein produces the protein MTFRLAVAAAVAWCLLGATRLLTVVLPFGAVRRLLGEPAAPGPAGPPAPPVASARDLARARAVGRAVRYAATRTPWTSDCYPQALTARILLRGARVPHTVVFGLLRGDAGELLAHAWVTVGTVTVTGGSVRDWTPVGSFSWQP, from the coding sequence CTGACCTTCCGTCTCGCTGTTGCTGCCGCGGTCGCGTGGTGCCTGCTGGGCGCCACGCGGCTGCTGACGGTCGTCCTGCCGTTCGGTGCCGTACGTCGCCTCCTCGGCGAGCCGGCCGCACCCGGCCCGGCAGGGCCCCCGGCGCCTCCGGTCGCGTCGGCGCGAGACCTCGCGCGCGCCCGGGCGGTCGGGCGGGCGGTCCGGTACGCCGCCACGCGGACACCCTGGACGTCCGACTGCTACCCGCAGGCCCTGACCGCGCGCATCCTGCTGCGCGGCGCACGGGTGCCGCACACTGTCGTCTTCGGACTGCTGCGCGGTGATGCCGGCGAGCTCCTCGCGCACGCCTGGGTCACCGTCGGCACCGTCACCGTCACGGGCGGCTCCGTGCGCGACTGGACCCCGGTCGGCAGCTTCAGCTGGCAGCCCTAG
- a CDS encoding nucleotidyltransferase family protein, giving the protein MTAAALDLLCRLVSSALAAEEGRTIAPVPLGEVPARDLLDAVRRHRVPELLASRAGELGLPADVVRVLDAMVAGSRQRHLVHTLETVRAWRLLDAAGIEAAVFKGIPLSVLTTGRPDARGAGDVDLLVRPEAAAAAHRLLTTTGWALHEQGRIEPGMWAWRHVLRWGHTLTYLGAGADVDLHWRLDAMPGAQPDTDALLARRTTVEVGGTRVPTLAPADAFRHLAGHREGWIWLRTLVDLRRLARDPAVFGQELPVPALTSLAAARATVGLPDAVPGRVLAALDRIPDATLARARAHHELPVAIFGGAGTGREVRNGMASVRRPRDLQQLAVTLVLPPHAALPIRSATAWGGVPRAVALRTRRLVSRR; this is encoded by the coding sequence GTGACCGCCGCCGCGCTCGACCTGCTGTGCCGCCTGGTGAGCAGCGCGCTGGCGGCCGAGGAGGGCCGGACGATCGCCCCGGTCCCGCTCGGCGAGGTGCCGGCGCGCGACCTGCTCGACGCCGTACGACGGCACCGGGTCCCCGAGCTCCTCGCCTCGCGTGCCGGCGAGCTGGGACTGCCCGCCGACGTGGTCCGGGTCCTCGACGCGATGGTCGCGGGCTCCCGTCAGCGCCACCTGGTGCACACCCTCGAGACGGTCCGCGCCTGGCGGCTCCTCGACGCGGCCGGCATCGAGGCGGCCGTGTTCAAGGGGATCCCGCTGTCGGTGCTGACGACCGGGCGCCCGGACGCGCGCGGCGCCGGCGACGTCGACCTGCTGGTCCGGCCCGAGGCGGCCGCCGCGGCGCACCGGCTGCTGACCACGACCGGCTGGGCGCTGCACGAGCAGGGCCGCATCGAGCCGGGCATGTGGGCCTGGCGGCACGTGCTGCGCTGGGGCCACACGCTGACCTACCTCGGCGCGGGCGCCGACGTCGACCTGCACTGGCGGCTCGACGCCATGCCCGGCGCCCAGCCGGACACCGACGCGCTGCTGGCCCGTCGCACGACGGTCGAGGTGGGTGGCACCCGGGTCCCGACCCTCGCGCCGGCTGACGCGTTCCGGCACCTCGCCGGGCACCGCGAGGGCTGGATCTGGCTGCGCACCCTCGTCGACCTGCGCCGGCTGGCCCGTGACCCCGCGGTCTTCGGGCAGGAGCTGCCCGTGCCGGCGCTCACCTCGCTGGCCGCGGCCCGCGCGACGGTCGGCCTGCCGGACGCCGTGCCGGGCCGGGTGCTGGCCGCCCTCGACCGGATCCCCGACGCCACGCTGGCCCGGGCACGGGCCCACCACGAGCTGCCGGTCGCGATCTTCGGCGGTGCCGGGACCGGACGCGAGGTCCGCAACGGCATGGCATCGGTACGGCGCCCGCGGGACCTCCAGCAGCTGGCCGTCACCCTCGTGCTGCCGCCGCACGCGGCCCTGCCGATCCGCTCGGCCACCGCCTGGGGCGGGGTGCCGCGCGCCGTCGCGCTGCGGACGAGGCGCCTGGTCAGTCGCCGCTGA
- a CDS encoding SDR family NAD(P)-dependent oxidoreductase, translated as MTSRLAVVTGASSGIGAATARHLAREGFEVVCAARRADRIEALAAEIGGRAVVCDVTSAESVAGLAAAVGPRLDVLVNNAGGAFGLSPVAEADADEWRRMYDVNVLGLMQVTKALLPALVASGAGVIVNVGSTAGRIAYEGGAGYTAAKHGTKVVTETLRLELFDQPVRVCEVAPGMVRTDEFALTRFGGDQARADAVYAGVAEPLVADDVADAITWVATRPPHVNIDELVIKPRAQAAAHKVHRVSGD; from the coding sequence ATGACCTCCCGCCTCGCCGTCGTCACGGGTGCCTCCAGCGGAATCGGCGCCGCCACCGCCCGTCACCTCGCCCGCGAGGGCTTCGAGGTGGTCTGCGCCGCCCGCCGGGCCGACCGGATCGAGGCGCTCGCCGCGGAGATCGGCGGCCGGGCCGTGGTGTGCGACGTGACCTCCGCGGAGTCCGTCGCCGGGCTGGCCGCGGCGGTCGGCCCCCGGCTCGACGTGCTGGTCAACAACGCCGGCGGCGCGTTCGGGCTGTCCCCGGTCGCGGAGGCGGACGCCGACGAGTGGCGCCGGATGTACGACGTCAACGTGCTCGGCCTGATGCAGGTCACCAAGGCCCTGCTGCCCGCGCTCGTGGCGAGCGGGGCGGGCGTGATCGTCAACGTCGGCTCGACCGCGGGCCGCATCGCCTACGAGGGCGGCGCGGGCTACACGGCCGCCAAGCACGGCACCAAGGTCGTCACCGAGACGCTGCGCCTCGAGCTGTTCGACCAGCCGGTCCGGGTGTGCGAGGTGGCGCCGGGGATGGTCCGCACCGACGAGTTCGCGCTCACCCGGTTCGGTGGCGACCAGGCCCGCGCGGACGCCGTGTACGCCGGGGTCGCGGAGCCGCTGGTGGCCGACGACGTCGCCGACGCGATCACCTGGGTCGCCACCCGGCCGCCGCACGTCAACATCGACGAGCTGGTCATCAAGCCGCGCGCCCAGGCCGCCGCGCACAAGGTGCACCGGGTCAGCGGCGACTGA